From one Thalassobaculum sp. OXR-137 genomic stretch:
- a CDS encoding MFS transporter: MSRFPRAPVIGWCLYDWANSAFPTVISTFVFAAYFTKAVAPDETTGTFLWGNATAVAAVCIAVLSPVLGAIADRTGKRKPWLAVFSLVCILASAALWTVEPDPSFITRALVLVIVATLGFEFATIFYNAMLAEVAPSDKIGRVSGLGWGLGYFGGLACLVAALFGFIQADPPPFGMGDHAEEPVRATFVLVAVWFAVFCLPLFLFVPESRLKEKEGLDEAVGDGLKRIWTTLRRLRWSQPVTRFLVARMLYADGLTTLFTFGGIYAAGTFGMDFDEIILFGISLNVTAGIGAAAFGWIDDRIGSKRTIFFALIGLVVFGTAALLAPDKTWFWGIGMALGTFMGPAQAASRTYMAKLAPPDQRAEMFGLFALSGKATNFAGPLVLGWATLAFDSQRAGMATIVLFLVAGLALLTTVRDQR, from the coding sequence ATGAGCCGTTTCCCCCGCGCACCGGTCATCGGCTGGTGCCTGTACGACTGGGCGAACTCCGCCTTTCCGACGGTGATCTCGACCTTCGTCTTCGCCGCCTATTTCACCAAGGCGGTGGCGCCGGACGAGACCACGGGCACCTTCCTGTGGGGCAACGCCACGGCCGTCGCCGCGGTCTGCATCGCCGTGCTGAGCCCGGTCCTGGGCGCGATCGCCGACCGCACGGGCAAGCGCAAGCCGTGGCTGGCCGTGTTCTCGCTGGTCTGCATCCTGGCCTCGGCCGCCTTGTGGACGGTCGAGCCCGACCCGTCCTTCATCACCCGGGCCCTGGTGCTGGTGATCGTCGCCACGCTCGGTTTCGAGTTCGCAACGATCTTCTACAACGCCATGCTGGCGGAGGTCGCACCGTCGGACAAGATCGGCCGGGTCAGCGGGCTGGGTTGGGGTCTTGGCTATTTCGGCGGGCTCGCCTGCCTGGTGGCGGCGCTGTTCGGCTTCATCCAGGCCGACCCGCCACCCTTCGGCATGGGCGATCATGCCGAGGAACCGGTGCGGGCGACCTTCGTTCTGGTGGCGGTCTGGTTCGCGGTGTTCTGCCTGCCGCTCTTCCTGTTCGTGCCGGAATCCCGTCTGAAGGAGAAAGAGGGCCTGGACGAGGCGGTGGGCGACGGGCTGAAGCGGATCTGGACCACCCTGCGCCGCCTGCGCTGGTCGCAGCCGGTGACCCGGTTCCTGGTGGCGCGGATGCTCTATGCCGACGGTCTGACCACCCTGTTCACCTTCGGCGGGATCTACGCCGCGGGCACCTTTGGCATGGACTTCGACGAGATCATCCTGTTCGGAATCTCGCTGAACGTGACCGCCGGGATCGGGGCGGCGGCGTTCGGCTGGATCGACGACCGGATCGGATCGAAGCGAACGATCTTCTTCGCGCTGATTGGGCTGGTGGTGTTTGGAACCGCGGCCCTGCTGGCGCCGGACAAAACCTGGTTCTGGGGCATCGGCATGGCGCTCGGCACCTTCATGGGCCCGGCCCAGGCGGCCTCGCGCACCTACATGGCCAAGCTTGCCCCGCCGGACCAGCGGGCGGAGATGTTCGGCCTGTTCGCTCTTTCCGGAAAGGCAACGAACTTCGCCGGCCCACTGGTGCTGGGATGGGCGACGCTGGCCTTCGACAGCCAGCGCGCGGGCATGGCGACGATCGTGCTGTTCCTGGTGGCCGGCCTGGCGCTGCTGACGACGGTGCGCGACCAGCGGTAG
- a CDS encoding NAD-glutamate dehydrogenase: MRSRTETLKAEKIDAVCALVLERLQGTKAETAQSFVRQFFANVAPQDLIDEEVEDLFGAAIAIWTFGRERKPGQARIRAYNPRFEEVGWQSTHTVIEIVNDDMPFLVDSVTAALNRRDMTVHLVIHPILRVVRDGKGSVTTLLDADGNADGATGESFMHLQVSEQTSSDALAEIERDLAQVLEDVRAAVEDWRAMRKTMVDVIAGLEKAPPKGQNKADLEEICAFLRWIEDNHFTFLGYRQYDYKASGKTLRMEVVENSGLGIIRQPEVSVFDGLREISALPDQVQGFLLDPTPLLVMKANKVSTVHRPVPLDSISVKKIDKSGKVVGEHRFIGLFTSVAYNESPKEIPLLRRRVEKIVERAGFRPASHDGKALVNILETYPRDELFQASEDELFEISIGILHLQERQKTALFVRRDAFERFVSALVFVPRDHFNTQLRQRFQSILAAAFNGEVTAFYTLMSDSVLARLHFIIATTRGEIPKVDFDELEQRLIDAGRSWADKLHDALVTDKGEEASQKLLRRYGPAFPTAYKEAYPAHAAIFDMERMEEIRSADQLGMNLFRPIGVDDDVLHLKLFHRGTPVPLSDVMPMLENMGVRVLSEVPFEIEGGGLEHPIWLHDFEMRLRAETECDLATIKTPFQEAFAAVWDRRMENDGFNGLVLNAGLTWREVTVIRAYAKYLRQAAFTFSQDYMEETLLAYAPIARLLVKLFAARFDPAAEQGRQKAVEGLEDKIHAALDGVANLDQDRILRRFLNLIRSTLRTNFYQMGEDGQPKSYTSFKLDSQQIQDLPLPRPMVEIWVYGPRVEAIHLRGGKVARGGIRWSDRREDFRTEILGLMKAQQVKNAVIVPVGSKGGFVVKRPPVGGTREEIQAEGIECYKTLMRGMLDITDNISGPDIIPPKHVVRYDEDDPYLVVAADKGTATFSDIANGVSQDYGFWLDDAFASGGSAGYDHKKMGITARGAWESVKRHFRELGHNTQTEDFTVVGCGDMSGDVFGNGMLLSKHIRLIGAFNHLHIFVDPDPDPAKSFKERQRLFDMPRSSWSDYNTKLISKGGGVFDRSAKSIKLTAEIKKAFGMTEDTVPPSELIRAMLKAQVDLLWFGGIGTYIKSERESNADVGDRANDPVRIDAKEIGAKVLGEGANLGVTQRGRIEAGLRGVKLNTDAIDNSAGVDCSDHEVNIKILLGAIVADGDMTLKQRDKLLEAMTDDVAELVLADNYDQTQALSVASHKGLSLIDAQSRLMRELERGHLKLNRRIEFLPDDEAIADRISDGKGLTRPELAVLLAYAKMELYDDLLASDLPDDPALAEDLALYFPERLRAKYGKAITEHRLRREIIATTVTNSMINRVGATFLNTLHEQTGANPAEIARAFTIVRDVFGLRGLWDAIERLDNKVPAALQTRMLLDIQRLVERETLWFLRNGRRPLDIASHVNEFEPGVSALKGCLVEVIGDVERDDLNLVCGELAEKGVPKDLAHEIASLEALSSACDVVRLALASKSEVRTVAIVYFKVGARFSLDWLRDRALELAADTYWQKMAVNALVDDFYQHQSQLAQNVLGHVDTAKGSGKGKGKKADSATADVALTDAAIAAWSEGRPDDVERADRLLDDIRAADHVDLAMLAVANGQMRALLTR, from the coding sequence ATGCGCAGCCGCACTGAGACCCTGAAGGCGGAGAAGATCGACGCCGTCTGCGCCCTGGTTCTCGAGCGTTTGCAGGGAACCAAGGCGGAGACGGCACAGAGCTTCGTGCGTCAGTTCTTCGCCAACGTCGCCCCGCAGGATCTGATCGACGAGGAAGTCGAGGACCTGTTCGGCGCGGCGATCGCGATCTGGACCTTCGGGCGCGAGCGCAAGCCGGGCCAGGCCCGGATCCGCGCCTATAACCCCCGCTTCGAAGAGGTGGGCTGGCAGTCCACCCACACGGTCATCGAAATCGTGAACGACGACATGCCGTTCCTGGTGGATTCGGTGACCGCGGCGCTGAACCGTCGCGACATGACGGTCCATCTGGTGATCCACCCGATCCTGCGGGTGGTGCGCGACGGCAAGGGCTCGGTCACGACGCTGCTGGACGCCGACGGCAATGCCGACGGGGCGACCGGCGAAAGCTTCATGCATCTGCAGGTCTCCGAGCAGACCTCCTCGGACGCGCTGGCCGAGATCGAGCGGGATCTCGCCCAGGTGCTGGAGGACGTCCGGGCCGCCGTCGAGGACTGGCGCGCCATGCGCAAGACCATGGTGGACGTCATCGCCGGACTGGAGAAGGCGCCGCCCAAGGGCCAGAACAAGGCCGACCTGGAGGAGATCTGCGCCTTCCTGCGGTGGATCGAGGACAACCACTTCACCTTCCTCGGCTACCGTCAGTACGACTACAAGGCCAGCGGCAAGACGCTGCGCATGGAGGTGGTGGAGAACAGCGGTCTCGGCATCATCCGCCAGCCCGAGGTCAGCGTGTTCGACGGGTTGCGGGAGATCTCGGCGCTGCCGGACCAGGTGCAGGGCTTCCTGCTCGACCCCACGCCGCTGCTGGTGATGAAGGCCAATAAGGTCTCCACCGTGCACCGGCCGGTGCCGCTCGACTCGATCAGCGTCAAGAAGATCGACAAGTCCGGCAAGGTCGTCGGCGAGCATCGGTTCATCGGCCTGTTCACCTCGGTCGCCTATAACGAGAGCCCCAAGGAGATCCCGCTGCTGCGCCGGCGGGTGGAGAAGATCGTCGAGCGCGCCGGCTTCCGCCCGGCCAGCCATGACGGCAAGGCGCTGGTTAACATCCTGGAGACCTATCCCCGCGACGAGCTGTTCCAGGCCAGCGAGGACGAGCTGTTCGAGATCTCGATCGGCATCCTGCATCTCCAGGAGCGGCAGAAGACGGCGCTGTTCGTGCGCCGCGACGCCTTCGAGCGGTTCGTGAGCGCCCTGGTCTTCGTGCCGCGCGACCATTTCAACACCCAACTGCGCCAGCGTTTCCAGTCGATCCTGGCCGCCGCCTTCAACGGCGAGGTCACGGCCTTCTACACGCTGATGTCGGACAGCGTTCTCGCCCGCCTGCACTTCATCATCGCCACCACACGGGGCGAGATCCCCAAGGTGGATTTCGACGAGCTTGAACAGCGGCTGATCGATGCCGGCCGGAGTTGGGCCGACAAGCTTCACGACGCCCTGGTGACCGACAAGGGCGAGGAGGCCTCGCAGAAGCTGCTGCGGCGCTACGGGCCCGCCTTCCCGACCGCTTACAAGGAGGCCTATCCGGCCCATGCCGCGATCTTCGACATGGAGCGGATGGAGGAGATCCGGTCGGCCGACCAGCTGGGCATGAACCTGTTCCGCCCCATCGGGGTCGACGACGACGTCCTGCACCTGAAACTGTTCCATCGCGGCACGCCGGTGCCGTTGAGCGACGTCATGCCGATGCTGGAGAACATGGGCGTGCGCGTGCTCTCCGAAGTGCCGTTCGAGATCGAAGGCGGTGGGCTGGAGCATCCGATCTGGCTGCACGATTTCGAGATGCGGCTGCGGGCCGAGACGGAATGCGACCTCGCCACCATCAAGACGCCGTTCCAGGAGGCCTTCGCCGCCGTCTGGGACCGCCGGATGGAGAATGACGGGTTCAACGGCCTCGTGCTCAACGCCGGCCTGACCTGGCGCGAGGTCACCGTCATCCGCGCCTATGCCAAGTATCTGCGCCAGGCGGCCTTCACCTTCTCCCAGGACTACATGGAGGAGACCCTGCTGGCCTATGCGCCGATCGCGCGGCTGCTGGTGAAGCTGTTCGCCGCCCGCTTCGATCCGGCGGCAGAGCAGGGCCGGCAGAAAGCGGTCGAGGGACTGGAGGACAAGATCCACGCCGCGCTGGACGGGGTGGCCAACCTGGACCAGGACCGGATCCTGCGCCGCTTCCTGAACCTGATCCGCAGCACCCTGCGGACCAACTTCTACCAGATGGGGGAGGACGGTCAGCCGAAGAGCTACACCTCCTTCAAGCTGGACAGCCAGCAGATCCAGGACCTGCCGCTGCCGCGTCCGATGGTCGAGATCTGGGTCTACGGTCCCCGGGTCGAGGCCATCCACCTGCGCGGTGGCAAGGTGGCCCGTGGCGGCATCCGCTGGTCCGACCGGCGCGAGGATTTCCGCACCGAGATCCTCGGCCTGATGAAGGCCCAGCAGGTCAAGAACGCGGTCATCGTTCCGGTCGGCTCCAAGGGCGGCTTCGTGGTCAAGCGCCCGCCGGTGGGCGGCACCCGCGAGGAGATCCAGGCCGAAGGCATCGAGTGCTACAAGACCCTGATGCGCGGGATGCTGGACATCACCGACAACATCTCCGGTCCCGACATCATTCCGCCCAAGCACGTGGTGCGCTACGACGAGGACGACCCCTACCTGGTGGTGGCGGCCGACAAGGGCACGGCGACCTTCTCCGACATCGCCAACGGGGTGTCCCAGGATTACGGCTTCTGGCTGGACGACGCCTTCGCCTCCGGCGGCTCGGCCGGCTACGACCACAAGAAGATGGGGATCACCGCCCGGGGCGCCTGGGAGAGCGTGAAGCGCCACTTCCGCGAGCTCGGCCATAACACCCAGACCGAGGACTTCACCGTCGTCGGCTGCGGCGACATGTCGGGCGACGTGTTCGGCAACGGCATGCTGCTGTCCAAGCACATCCGCCTGATCGGCGCTTTCAACCACCTGCACATCTTCGTCGACCCCGATCCGGACCCGGCCAAGAGCTTCAAGGAGCGCCAGCGGCTGTTCGACATGCCGCGGTCGAGCTGGTCCGACTACAACACCAAGCTGATCTCAAAGGGCGGCGGCGTGTTCGACCGCTCGGCCAAGTCGATCAAGCTGACGGCGGAGATCAAGAAGGCCTTCGGCATGACCGAGGACACGGTGCCGCCGAGCGAGCTGATCCGCGCCATGCTGAAGGCGCAGGTGGATCTGCTCTGGTTCGGCGGCATCGGCACCTACATCAAGTCCGAGCGCGAGAGCAACGCGGATGTCGGCGACCGGGCGAACGACCCAGTGCGGATCGACGCCAAGGAGATCGGCGCCAAGGTGCTGGGCGAGGGCGCCAATCTCGGCGTCACCCAGCGCGGCCGCATCGAGGCCGGCCTGCGCGGCGTGAAGCTGAATACCGACGCCATCGACAACTCCGCCGGCGTCGACTGCTCCGACCATGAGGTCAACATCAAGATCCTGCTCGGCGCCATCGTGGCCGACGGGGACATGACCCTGAAGCAGCGCGACAAGCTGTTGGAGGCGATGACCGACGACGTGGCCGAGTTGGTTCTGGCGGACAACTACGACCAGACCCAGGCGCTGTCGGTGGCATCGCACAAGGGCCTGTCGCTGATCGACGCCCAGAGCCGGCTGATGCGCGAGCTGGAGCGCGGCCACCTGAAGCTGAACCGGCGCATCGAGTTCCTGCCGGACGACGAGGCCATCGCCGACCGGATCTCCGACGGTAAGGGGCTGACCCGCCCGGAACTGGCGGTGCTTCTCGCCTATGCCAAGATGGAGCTGTACGACGACCTGCTGGCCAGCGACCTGCCGGACGATCCGGCCCTGGCGGAGGATCTGGCGCTCTACTTCCCGGAGCGGCTGCGGGCCAAATACGGCAAGGCGATCACCGAGCACCGTCTGCGTCGGGAGATCATCGCCACCACGGTCACCAACTCGATGATCAACCGGGTCGGCGCGACCTTCCTCAACACCCTGCACGAGCAGACCGGCGCCAATCCGGCGGAGATCGCCCGGGCCTTCACCATCGTGCGCGACGTGTTCGGCCTGCGCGGGCTGTGGGACGCCATCGAGCGGCTCGACAACAAGGTGCCCGCCGCCCTGCAGACCCGCATGCTGCTGGACATCCAGCGGCTGGTGGAGCGCGAGACCCTGTGGTTCCTGCGCAACGGCCGCCGGCCGCTCGACATCGCCAGCCACGTCAACGAGTTCGAACCCGGCGTCAGCGCCCTGAAGGGCTGCCTGGTCGAGGTGATCGGCGACGTGGAGCGCGACGACCTCAACCTGGTCTGCGGCGAGCTGGCGGAGAAGGGCGTGCCGAAGGATCTGGCCCACGAGATCGCCTCGCTGGAGGCGCTGTCCTCGGCCTGCGACGTGGTCCGTCTGGCCCTGGCCTCGAAGTCCGAGGTGCGGACCGTGGCGATCGTCTACTTCAAGGTCGGCGCGCGGTTCTCGCTCGACTGGCTGCGCGACCGGGCGCTCGAACTGGCGGCCGACACCTACTGGCAGAAGATGGCGGTGAACGCCCTGGTGGACGACTTCTACCAGCATCAGAGCCAGCTTGCGCAGAACGTGCTCGGCCATGTGGACACGGCCAAGGGAAGCGGCAAGGGCAAGGGGAAGAAGGCCGACAGCGCGACGGCCGACGTGGCCCTTACAGACGCGGCGATCGCCGCGTGGAGCGAGGGCCGTCCGGACGATGTGGAGCGGGCCGACCGTCTGCTCGACGACATCCGCGCCGCCGACCACGTGGACCTGGCCATGCTGGCCGTGGCCAACGGCCAGATGCGCGCGTTGCTGACGCGATGA
- a CDS encoding helix-turn-helix transcriptional regulator: MDDYLTGEALRAALARLNWTRERLAQAAGLGEATVYRMLAQNGAIQARRSSIDRVATALAAEGALDRPKTPGELDPLITVALPADLIRRMTGPFTSLTRLWAQSMETQDLDELVRRLGGATDRMSSVNVGEDGGLRIGLLGHGLRWASNNMIGRPLMELADQDVAVSASERYWRSIIANEPNLAYCRRGDLEFTVLSVPVRHAGRQAVVSWSELGRPDLWK; encoded by the coding sequence ATGGATGACTACCTCACAGGCGAAGCGTTGCGGGCGGCGCTGGCGCGTCTGAACTGGACGCGCGAGCGGCTGGCCCAGGCCGCCGGCCTGGGGGAGGCGACGGTCTATCGCATGCTGGCCCAGAACGGCGCGATCCAGGCGCGGCGCAGCTCGATCGACCGGGTGGCCACCGCCCTGGCGGCGGAGGGGGCCCTGGACCGCCCGAAGACCCCGGGCGAGCTGGATCCGCTGATCACCGTGGCGCTGCCCGCCGATCTTATCCGGCGGATGACCGGCCCGTTCACCAGCCTGACGCGGTTGTGGGCGCAATCCATGGAAACCCAGGACCTGGACGAACTCGTGCGCCGCCTGGGCGGGGCGACGGATCGCATGTCCAGCGTGAATGTGGGCGAGGACGGCGGGCTGCGGATCGGCCTGCTGGGGCATGGTCTGCGGTGGGCGTCCAACAACATGATCGGACGCCCACTCATGGAGCTCGCCGATCAGGACGTCGCGGTGTCGGCGTCAGAACGGTATTGGCGATCGATCATCGCCAACGAGCCGAACCTGGCCTATTGCCGCCGCGGCGACCTGGAATTCACCGTCCTCAGCGTACCAGTTCGGCATGCTGGTCGGCAGGCTGTCGTGTCTTGGTCGGAACTAGGACGTCCGGACCTTTGGAAATGA
- a CDS encoding prolyl-tRNA synthetase associated domain-containing protein, with protein MADSETPALPTSPEALLARLDALGIAYDLHTHPPLFTVEDSKALRGDLPGGHCKNLFLRDRKGAMWLVVCLEDRRIDLKALGSLLGGRLSFGSPDRLMATLGVIPGAVSPFALINDTGVSVTVILDAEMMGLSPLNYHPLSNEMTVAVAPDALTRFIESCGHAPQVLDLSAASGD; from the coding sequence ATGGCCGACAGCGAGACGCCCGCCCTCCCCACATCGCCGGAAGCCCTGCTCGCCCGGCTGGACGCGCTCGGCATCGCCTACGATCTGCACACCCACCCGCCGCTGTTCACCGTGGAGGACAGCAAGGCGCTGCGCGGCGACCTGCCCGGCGGCCACTGCAAGAACCTGTTCCTGCGCGACCGCAAGGGCGCCATGTGGTTGGTGGTCTGCCTGGAGGACCGCCGGATCGACCTCAAGGCTCTGGGCTCCCTGCTCGGCGGTCGGCTGTCCTTCGGCAGCCCCGACCGGCTGATGGCCACCCTGGGGGTGATCCCCGGCGCGGTGTCGCCCTTCGCTCTGATCAACGACACGGGCGTCTCGGTCACCGTCATCCTGGATGCCGAGATGATGGGCCTGTCGCCGCTGAACTATCACCCGCTGTCGAACGAGATGACCGTCGCGGTCGCGCCAGACGCCCTCACCCGATTCATCGAGTCCTGCGGACACGCCCCGCAGGTCCTCGACCTCTCCGCGGCCTCTGGCGATTGA
- the trxA gene encoding thioredoxin: protein MEPILGAAQPGGQTGDAAIVDATTATFMTEVVDASMQQPVLVDFWAPWCGPCKQLTPALENAVRKAGGSVKLVKINVDESPEIAGQLRIQSIPTVYVFKNGQPVDGFQGAVPESEITALIERVGGAVGPSPIEQALEQAEELLDAGEHQQAGALYQQILQHEETNPAALAGLLKCLIADGRADHAEKVLEQIPEDVKADKALQAAIAQLELALEGAKASAELDSLRAKVEANPKDHRSRIDLAAALYATGDRGGAVEQLLESIRIDRKWEEEAARKQLLKYFEAMGPTDPVTADARRRLSSLLFS from the coding sequence ATGGAACCGATCCTGGGCGCGGCACAACCCGGCGGACAGACCGGAGATGCCGCCATCGTCGACGCGACGACGGCCACCTTCATGACCGAGGTCGTCGACGCCTCCATGCAGCAGCCCGTGCTGGTCGATTTCTGGGCGCCGTGGTGCGGCCCGTGCAAGCAGCTCACCCCCGCCCTCGAGAACGCCGTGCGCAAGGCCGGCGGCTCGGTGAAGCTGGTCAAGATCAACGTGGACGAAAGCCCGGAGATCGCCGGCCAGCTCCGCATCCAGTCGATCCCGACCGTCTATGTCTTCAAGAACGGCCAGCCGGTCGACGGGTTCCAGGGCGCGGTGCCCGAGAGCGAGATCACTGCACTGATCGAGCGGGTCGGCGGCGCGGTCGGCCCCTCGCCGATCGAGCAGGCGCTGGAACAGGCCGAGGAGCTTCTGGACGCCGGCGAGCACCAGCAGGCGGGAGCGCTGTATCAGCAGATCCTGCAGCACGAGGAAACCAACCCGGCGGCCCTGGCCGGTCTGCTGAAATGCCTGATCGCCGACGGGCGGGCGGACCACGCCGAGAAGGTGCTGGAGCAGATCCCCGAGGACGTGAAGGCCGACAAGGCCCTGCAGGCCGCCATCGCCCAGCTCGAACTGGCGCTGGAAGGCGCCAAGGCGAGCGCCGAGCTCGACAGCCTGCGCGCCAAGGTCGAGGCCAACCCGAAGGATCATCGCTCCCGCATCGACCTCGCCGCCGCGCTGTATGCGACCGGCGACCGGGGCGGTGCCGTCGAGCAGCTCCTGGAGAGCATCCGGATCGACCGGAAGTGGGAGGAAGAGGCGGCGCGCAAGCAGCTGCTGAAGTATTTCGAGGCGATGGGCCCGACGGATCCGGTCACCGCGGATGCGCGGCGCCGGCTGTCCTCGCTGCTGTTCTCCTAG
- a CDS encoding LON peptidase substrate-binding domain-containing protein, which translates to MSPSPFDPSFDELPATLPVFPLPGVLLLPKGKLPLNIFEPRYLNMTRDALATDRLIGMIQPKPTELGRDAGARCLYRIGCAGRITQFAETDDGRFLITLTGVCRFAVDEELASMRGYRRVIADWGPFSRDLAGDCEAELDRSLLVNRLKRYFDAQGITADWGVIEQTPDDRLVTTLAMVCPFESSEKQALLECDSLKARASMMLALLDMAVADTSGGDHARH; encoded by the coding sequence ATGAGTCCAAGCCCCTTCGATCCGAGCTTCGACGAGCTGCCGGCAACCCTGCCGGTGTTCCCCCTGCCCGGCGTCCTGCTGCTGCCGAAGGGGAAGCTGCCGCTGAACATCTTCGAACCGCGCTACCTGAACATGACCCGCGACGCGCTCGCCACCGACCGGCTGATCGGCATGATCCAGCCCAAGCCGACCGAGCTCGGCCGGGATGCCGGCGCGCGCTGCCTTTACCGGATCGGCTGCGCCGGCCGGATTACCCAGTTCGCCGAGACCGACGACGGCCGGTTCCTGATCACCCTCACCGGGGTCTGCCGGTTCGCCGTCGACGAGGAGCTCGCCTCCATGCGCGGCTATCGGCGGGTCATCGCCGATTGGGGACCCTTCAGCCGCGACCTCGCCGGCGATTGCGAGGCCGAACTCGACCGGAGCTTGCTGGTGAACCGGCTCAAGCGGTATTTCGACGCCCAGGGCATCACCGCGGATTGGGGCGTGATCGAGCAGACGCCGGACGACCGGCTGGTCACCACGCTCGCCATGGTCTGCCCGTTCGAGAGCAGCGAGAAACAGGCCCTTTTGGAATGCGACTCCCTGAAGGCGCGGGCCAGCATGATGCTGGCCCTGCTGGACATGGCGGTCGCCGATACGAGCGGAGGCGACCATGCCCGACACTAA
- a CDS encoding Trm112 family protein — protein MPDTNAPAPDSGPARPAAGGVDPKLLEILVCPVTKQALTYDRDRQELISEKAGLAFPIRGGVPIMLVEEARRLDEGSPA, from the coding sequence ATGCCCGACACTAACGCGCCGGCACCAGACTCCGGCCCCGCCAGGCCGGCCGCCGGCGGGGTGGACCCGAAGCTCCTGGAGATCCTGGTCTGCCCAGTGACCAAGCAGGCCCTGACCTACGACCGCGACCGCCAGGAGCTGATCAGCGAGAAGGCGGGCCTGGCCTTCCCGATCCGCGGCGGCGTGCCGATCATGCTGGTGGAAGAGGCGCGGCGGCTGGACGAGGGATCGCCGGCGTGA
- a CDS encoding DUF971 domain-containing protein translates to MTDPEAADAVTDDWPTELRVTRDRAALSVTFESGVSGAIPAELMRVESPSAEVQGHSAAGKTLVAGKRTVTIKAVEPVGNYAVRIVFSDGHDTGLFTWRYLRKLAQDGQTMMAAYEDALAKAGLSRG, encoded by the coding sequence GTGACCGACCCGGAAGCCGCGGACGCCGTCACCGACGACTGGCCGACCGAACTGCGGGTTACCCGCGACCGGGCGGCGTTGTCCGTGACCTTCGAGAGCGGCGTGTCCGGGGCGATCCCGGCCGAGCTGATGCGGGTGGAAAGCCCCTCGGCGGAGGTCCAGGGCCACAGCGCCGCCGGCAAGACCCTGGTGGCCGGCAAGCGCACGGTCACGATCAAGGCGGTGGAGCCGGTCGGGAACTACGCGGTGCGCATCGTCTTCAGCGACGGCCACGATACCGGCCTGTTCACCTGGCGGTACCTGCGCAAGCTGGCGCAGGACGGCCAGACGATGATGGCCGCCTACGAGGACGCCCTGGCGAAGGCCGGTCTGTCGCGCGGGTGA
- a CDS encoding UbiH/UbiF/VisC/COQ6 family ubiquinone biosynthesis hydroxylase yields the protein MASTSRARPTGDTPAPDAGTQRAAGPDADTLIVGAGLSGLTLTLALAEAGLSSVIVDRVDPRAAVAGRADIRTTAISLSSRRLFTVLGAWQAVADGTGPIHDIRVSDAGSSRYLHYDHSAVGDEPMGHIVDNGALKASLLARLVEHSDLVTFAEPGSAAALDVTAGRATLTLEDGRVLSAPLVVAADGRGSRVRALAGIRHTTVDYHQTAVVDTIAHAESHHNLAHERFLPGGPLALLPLQGNRSALVWTERTAVAERIAQLDDASFAAALEERFGDSLGRMTPVGPRRVYPLTLTLAESGIAERVALVGDAFHALHPIAGQGFNVGVRDIAVLAEVLADASRLGLDIGGAPVLRDYQRRRRFDIMTMVASTDGLTRLFSNDIAPVRSARRIGLSIVERVPAFKRAAIRHAMGTLGTLPRLLRGEPV from the coding sequence ATGGCATCGACTTCGCGGGCACGGCCGACCGGTGACACCCCAGCGCCCGACGCGGGCACCCAGCGCGCCGCCGGGCCCGATGCCGATACGCTGATTGTCGGCGCCGGGCTGTCCGGACTGACCCTCACCCTGGCCCTGGCCGAGGCCGGGCTGTCCAGCGTCATCGTCGACCGGGTCGATCCGCGCGCCGCCGTCGCCGGCCGCGCCGATATCCGCACCACCGCTATCTCGCTGTCGTCGCGGCGGCTGTTCACCGTGCTGGGCGCCTGGCAGGCCGTGGCCGACGGGACCGGCCCGATCCACGACATCCGGGTCTCCGACGCCGGGTCGAGCCGATATCTGCATTACGACCACAGCGCGGTCGGCGACGAGCCGATGGGCCATATCGTCGACAACGGCGCGCTGAAGGCGTCGCTGCTGGCCCGCCTTGTCGAGCATTCGGATCTGGTGACCTTCGCCGAGCCGGGGTCGGCCGCCGCCCTGGACGTGACGGCAGGGCGGGCGACCCTGACTCTGGAGGACGGCCGGGTGCTGTCGGCGCCCCTGGTGGTCGCCGCCGACGGGCGCGGCTCGCGGGTGCGGGCGCTCGCCGGCATTCGCCATACCACCGTCGACTATCACCAGACCGCCGTCGTCGACACGATCGCCCATGCCGAGAGCCACCACAATCTGGCCCATGAGCGATTCCTGCCCGGCGGTCCGCTGGCGCTTCTCCCGCTCCAGGGTAACCGGTCCGCACTGGTCTGGACCGAACGCACCGCCGTCGCCGAGCGCATCGCCCAGCTCGACGACGCCTCCTTCGCCGCCGCCCTGGAGGAGCGTTTCGGCGACTCCCTGGGACGGATGACGCCGGTCGGGCCGCGCCGGGTGTATCCGCTGACCCTCACACTGGCGGAGTCCGGGATCGCCGAACGGGTGGCGCTGGTGGGCGATGCCTTCCACGCCCTGCATCCGATCGCCGGCCAGGGCTTCAACGTGGGCGTGCGCGACATCGCGGTGCTGGCCGAGGTGCTGGCCGACGCGTCCCGTCTCGGGCTCGACATCGGCGGCGCGCCGGTGCTGCGCGACTATCAGCGCCGGCGGCGGTTCGACATCATGACCATGGTGGCGTCGACCGACGGGCTGACGCGGCTGTTCTCCAACGACATCGCTCCGGTGCGCTCGGCCCGGCGGATCGGCCTGTCGATAGTGGAGCGGGTGCCGGCCTTCAAGCGCGCCGCGATCCGCCACGCCATGGGGACCCTGGGCACGCTGCCCCGGCTGCTGCGGGGCGAACCGGTTTAG